CTTGAGCTTGCCGTTCTTGGCGTGCGGGTCCTGGTAGATGCCGTCGATGCGGCCGGTGTTGAACGAGGAGGAGCGCCGGATGATGCCGTGCACTTCGTAGCCCTTGCCGAGCAGGAACTCGGCGAGGTAGGAACCATCCTGACCGGTGATGCCGGTGACAAGAGCGCGACGCGGGGTGGCCATGCTGCGAATCTCCTCAACTTCGAGAGCGGCGGGCGCCTGCCTTGCCGCGGGATCAAAACCCATCCGGACGGGCCGAGTCGTACGACGGCAGGGCGGCCGAGGTTTGGTCGGCACGCCGAAAACCGATCCGCGGCCGATCCGCGGATACTCCGGCCCTGGTCCACGTCCATATCGACCGAAAACAAGCCGTCCTTGGGCGGAGAAACAAACCCTCCGACACCCGCTCCGCGACCGCGACCGGGTCGGCCGAAATCGCCGGTTCCGAAGGGGGAAATGCTAGGCAAAGACGCAGGTCGGTATCCGCAAGGATTTAGTGCTGGACGCCCAGTTCGCGGACGGTGAAGAGAGACTCGAACAGGAGGCCGGCTTTCTCCACGTTCTCGCGGGCGCCCTCGAGCCGATCGATCGTCGCGATGACGGCGATCACTTTCGCCCCGGCTTCGCGCAGCACCTCAACGGCCTCGAGCGCCTGCCCCCCGGTTGTCGCCACGTCTTCGAGGAGCGCGACAACTTCGCCTTTTTCGAGCGCCCCCTCCAGTTGCTTGGACGTGCCGTAGTCCTTCTTCTTGTTGCGGACAAAGACGCACGGGAGACCGGTCGCGAGACTCGCAGCGGTGACGAGCGGGATGCCGCCCAGCTCCGCCCCGGCGATGCGATCGATGTCGAGATCGAGCCTCGATTCAAGGGCGTCGAGGCGCTCGGCGAAAAGGGGTGCGAGCTGGCCGAGCAACTCCGGACGCGTCGAAAAAAGGTACTTGTCGAGGTAGTAAGTGCTCGTTTTTCCCGAACGCAGCGTGAATGTTCCCCGCAACAGGGCGACTTCGGCGATCTCCTTTACAAGCGCCTCTCTGGACATGGGCCAAGCGTAGCGAGCGGGCTTGGAAAAAACGGCGGATCGGGTAGACTTTTGCCGTGCCGAGCCGCTTTGCCATAACTCTTCTCGCCTTTGCAGCGTGTTTTTCGACCCTTGCCGCCGAGCCGGATTCTGAAGAGGAATCGTCACCCCTCGCGCCGCTGGCGGTCGAACCGGATCCCTGGCTGGGCGAAGAGGAGCCGCTTCTTTCGGGGCCGCGGCTGAGCGAAGAGGCGGAGGCGCGAACACTGGTTCGATTCGAGTTCAGCGGCAATCTGCGACGCCTCGACCGCACTCCGGAAGAAGCGGCGCTCAACGCGCTCAACCTGCCGCGGGAGTCACGCGATCAGGTGGACAAGATCGTGCGGGAGAGCCAGACGGCGCTCGACGAATTCGTCAGTCACGACCCGGACGTCTTCGTCCTCCTGCAACGGGCCCGGCAGGCCGGGAACAAGCCGGAAGCGCCGGCTCTCGTCGCACAACTCGCCGAAGGCATAGACCGGGCCACCGGCACCGTTCGTCTGCGAGACCGGCTTGCGCCGCTGCTGCCCGAATCCGAGCGACGCGATTTTCAGCGCATGATCGATGAGTACTGGCGCGCCGTCGTGCTCGATGAGATGCAACAGGCGCAGAACCGCAACGACAAATTCACTTTGGCGCAGGCACGCGTCCGCGTGACGCTGAATGCGGCGGCGACCGAGATCCGG
The DNA window shown above is from Phycisphaeraceae bacterium and carries:
- the pyrE gene encoding orotate phosphoribosyltransferase: MSREALVKEIAEVALLRGTFTLRSGKTSTYYLDKYLFSTRPELLGQLAPLFAERLDALESRLDLDIDRIAGAELGGIPLVTAASLATGLPCVFVRNKKKDYGTSKQLEGALEKGEVVALLEDVATTGGQALEAVEVLREAGAKVIAVIATIDRLEGARENVEKAGLLFESLFTVRELGVQH